In Dyadobacter sp. NIV53, a single window of DNA contains:
- a CDS encoding TetR/AcrR family transcriptional regulator produces MPKIQTTREELIVKSTEVFLKNGYYHSSVADLAKACEIEKSHFYYYFTDKRDLMNQCLIFFSQKIQKNVFDISADESLKPSERIKRMLGYVWNLHAENGYGCLFGNTLLETIGKEPFFEQTIRDFFDRWKNALSHLYAEISLPDNFEETAFDDIERLQGSIMLMKLYNDKSLLQRAIDQISSRF; encoded by the coding sequence ATGCCTAAAATCCAGACCACCAGGGAAGAGTTAATCGTAAAGTCTACGGAAGTCTTTTTAAAAAACGGCTACTATCATTCCAGCGTCGCAGATTTGGCAAAAGCCTGTGAAATAGAGAAATCCCACTTTTACTATTATTTCACAGATAAGCGGGATTTGATGAACCAGTGCCTTATTTTTTTCTCTCAAAAAATCCAAAAGAATGTATTCGACATTTCAGCAGATGAATCCCTGAAACCATCTGAGCGGATAAAAAGGATGCTTGGCTACGTCTGGAATCTGCACGCTGAAAACGGATATGGATGTCTTTTTGGTAATACATTATTGGAAACAATTGGTAAAGAACCCTTTTTCGAACAAACGATCCGTGATTTTTTCGATCGGTGGAAAAATGCACTCAGCCATTTATATGCTGAAATATCATTACCTGATAATTTTGAGGAAACGGCTTTTGATGATATTGAAAGACTTCAGGGAAGTATTATGCTCATGAAACTGTATAACGACAAATCACTTTTGCAACGTGCCATCGATCAGATTTCTTCCCGGTTTTGA
- a CDS encoding response regulator transcription factor: MNMQASGRNIAGESVVTEGNKFKSFLVNMTSQPADRDSEVHLQIVSYLENIKLFHNQFIYIHHIKTGKFYHKGFEECLGYKFEELTADFFVRNIHVDDRVTYFNVSKALLSFVTSNAPDLIPFESNFHINYRIKNADNVYLPILRQSSVMILNEKHEIEAYLSLCTDMSSIIDSIRIRWHMFGPKSEKFPQFLYQFANKKTGIFSERELEILQLLIEGNSSTEIGDKLFISLNTVNTHRKSLMKKANVKKTIELISFAQEKGYI, encoded by the coding sequence ATGAATATGCAGGCATCGGGAAGAAATATTGCCGGTGAGTCGGTGGTGACTGAGGGAAACAAGTTTAAAAGTTTTTTGGTAAACATGACCTCCCAGCCAGCCGACCGGGATAGTGAAGTGCATTTGCAAATTGTAAGCTATCTTGAAAATATTAAATTATTTCACAATCAGTTCATATATATTCACCATATCAAAACAGGCAAATTTTACCATAAAGGTTTTGAAGAATGCCTGGGTTATAAATTCGAAGAACTAACTGCCGATTTCTTTGTCCGGAACATCCACGTCGACGATCGTGTCACCTACTTTAATGTATCCAAAGCACTGCTTTCTTTTGTAACATCCAATGCACCCGATCTGATACCTTTCGAAAGCAATTTTCATATCAATTACCGGATCAAAAATGCTGACAATGTCTATTTGCCGATCTTGCGGCAAAGCTCAGTAATGATATTAAATGAGAAACATGAGATTGAAGCCTACCTGAGTTTGTGTACAGATATGAGCAGTATTATTGATTCGATACGGATACGTTGGCATATGTTCGGCCCGAAAAGCGAAAAGTTTCCGCAGTTCCTGTATCAGTTTGCGAACAAGAAAACGGGCATTTTTAGTGAACGCGAACTGGAAATCCTGCAACTGCTGATTGAGGGTAATTCAAGCACAGAAATTGGCGATAAGCTCTTTATCAGTTTGAATACCGTAAACACGCACCGAAAAAGCCTGATGAAAAAAGCCAATGTGAAAAAGACTATTGAGCTTATTTCTTTTGCCCAGGAGAAAGGATATATCTGA
- a CDS encoding MSMEG_0572/Sll0783 family nitrogen starvation response protein, with amino-acid sequence MPKVEIEQHKKGDYFVDYEEKLFEDVKAEPGQKALVTFHTVAFEGSIGLVNILTATRLLRKGYETSILLYGPGVTLGLQRGFPKIGDEAFPGHMVYGERLNKFMSEGGKVYACRFALQALYGHGEPSLLPGIIPISPLDVLDIQLIHTREKAFMMHSWTL; translated from the coding sequence ATGCCTAAGGTAGAAATAGAACAGCACAAAAAAGGTGATTACTTCGTAGACTACGAAGAGAAATTGTTTGAAGATGTAAAAGCTGAGCCGGGCCAGAAAGCGCTTGTTACTTTCCACACCGTAGCCTTCGAGGGTTCTATCGGTTTGGTAAACATCCTGACTGCAACACGGCTTCTGAGAAAAGGATATGAGACTTCTATTTTGTTATATGGCCCGGGTGTAACCCTGGGTTTGCAAAGAGGGTTTCCCAAGATTGGCGACGAAGCTTTTCCGGGACACATGGTTTACGGAGAGCGCCTGAACAAATTTATGTCAGAAGGTGGGAAAGTATACGCATGCCGTTTTGCATTGCAGGCGCTTTACGGTCACGGTGAGCCGTCGTTGCTGCCGGGAATTATTCCGATCAGCCCGCTCGATGTGCTTGATATCCAGCTGATCCATACAAGGGAGAAAGCTTTCATGATGCATTCCTGGACATTGTAA
- a CDS encoding Nit6803 family nitrilase, translating into MASKKIIKAAAAQIKPVLFSGISTTEKVCDTIRTAATQGTDIIVFPETFVPYYPYFSFITPPVFQGKDHLKLYEESVVVPGPLTDMVGQAARECNMVVVLGVNERDHGSLYNTQLVYDVTGEIVLKRRKITPTYHERMIWGQGDGSGLKAVDTAIARIGALACWEHYNPLARYALMADHEEIHCSQFPGSLVGQIFGDQMEVTIRHHALESGCFVINSTGWLDEDQINILTPDPKLQKALRGGCMTAIISPEGVHLCEPLTQGEGIIYADLDMALITKRKRMMDSVGHYSRPELLSLRLNKDSQQVLAAKEVVSEDEKYVNL; encoded by the coding sequence ATGGCTTCAAAAAAAATCATCAAAGCAGCCGCTGCCCAGATAAAACCGGTTCTTTTCAGCGGAATTTCGACGACCGAAAAAGTATGTGATACGATCAGGACTGCTGCAACCCAGGGTACGGACATTATCGTATTTCCGGAAACATTTGTACCATACTATCCGTATTTTTCATTCATCACGCCACCCGTTTTTCAGGGAAAAGATCACCTGAAATTGTATGAAGAATCGGTGGTGGTACCCGGCCCGCTGACCGACATGGTGGGCCAGGCAGCGAGGGAATGCAATATGGTGGTTGTTTTGGGGGTGAATGAGCGGGATCACGGGTCGCTTTACAATACGCAGCTTGTATATGATGTGACAGGAGAAATTGTGCTGAAAAGAAGAAAAATCACGCCTACATATCACGAACGTATGATCTGGGGCCAGGGAGATGGAAGCGGATTGAAAGCCGTAGACACCGCCATTGCCAGGATTGGTGCGCTGGCTTGCTGGGAACATTACAACCCGCTCGCCCGCTACGCACTGATGGCGGATCATGAGGAAATCCATTGCAGCCAGTTTCCGGGTTCGCTTGTCGGACAAATTTTTGGGGATCAGATGGAGGTAACGATCCGTCACCACGCGCTGGAATCGGGTTGTTTTGTGATCAATTCAACAGGCTGGCTGGATGAAGATCAGATCAATATCCTTACGCCGGATCCCAAATTGCAAAAGGCGCTTCGGGGTGGCTGTATGACTGCGATCATTTCCCCGGAAGGTGTCCATTTATGTGAGCCGCTTACGCAAGGCGAAGGCATTATTTACGCCGATCTGGATATGGCGCTGATTACGAAGAGAAAAAGAATGATGGATTCTGTGGGTCATTATTCACGTCCGGAGTTGCTCTCATTGCGTTTAAATAAGGATTCTCAGCAGGTTTTGGCTGCCAAAGAAGTTGTTTCCGAGGATGAAAAATATGTGAACCTATGA
- a CDS encoding MSMEG_0568 family radical SAM protein: MKSDELLIALQTFGLRLGNSQNIQGRRGGAGPTDHKAVRIAGTTIMVPVYNLASDVSPFTASDPDDFGTTTIMKNGEQVGFGLFPKVPEFYKHFSSDGVPFWKIAQLHSHNVLATTVLQNCIRYNDKETSCQFCAIGESLKNETTIAFKKPHHLAEVAKAAYELDGIEQFVITTGTPGTPDRGAKILYDSVVAIKKVLPDLPIQVQCEPPNDFRWFQKLKDAGADTLGMHLEAVEEEVRQRIMKGKAEVPMDYYMEAFEAAVEVFGRGQVSTYLLAGLGDSAESLITMSRELIQIGVYPFVVPFVPVKNTPLQNHPAPDRHFMKMVLSEVGQMLAEADLTSDKMKSGCGKCGACSTLKVYEKKALEVIS; this comes from the coding sequence ATGAAAAGCGACGAACTGTTAATAGCGCTGCAAACCTTTGGCCTCCGGCTTGGAAACAGCCAGAACATTCAGGGAAGACGGGGAGGAGCCGGGCCAACCGATCACAAGGCGGTACGTATCGCCGGAACGACGATCATGGTTCCGGTGTACAATCTGGCTTCGGATGTTTCTCCTTTCACTGCTTCGGATCCGGATGATTTTGGGACGACAACCATTATGAAAAACGGGGAGCAAGTTGGTTTTGGGCTGTTTCCGAAGGTACCTGAGTTTTACAAGCATTTCAGTTCAGACGGGGTCCCATTTTGGAAAATCGCGCAATTGCATAGTCATAACGTGTTGGCAACAACCGTTTTACAAAATTGTATCCGGTACAACGACAAAGAAACATCATGTCAGTTTTGCGCAATAGGCGAGTCGCTGAAAAATGAAACGACTATTGCGTTCAAAAAACCGCATCATCTGGCGGAAGTCGCGAAAGCGGCTTATGAACTGGACGGTATTGAGCAGTTTGTCATCACAACCGGCACCCCAGGAACACCGGATCGTGGCGCTAAAATCCTGTACGATAGTGTAGTTGCGATCAAAAAAGTCCTGCCTGATTTACCGATTCAGGTCCAGTGTGAGCCACCAAATGATTTCAGATGGTTCCAAAAGCTGAAAGATGCCGGAGCTGATACGCTCGGAATGCATTTGGAAGCGGTGGAAGAAGAAGTACGCCAGCGGATTATGAAAGGCAAGGCAGAAGTGCCGATGGATTATTACATGGAAGCTTTTGAAGCAGCTGTTGAGGTTTTTGGCAGAGGACAGGTTTCAACTTATCTGCTTGCAGGTTTGGGGGATAGTGCGGAAAGTCTGATCACAATGAGCCGTGAACTGATTCAAATCGGTGTTTATCCGTTTGTTGTTCCATTTGTTCCCGTGAAAAATACACCTCTGCAAAATCATCCGGCACCGGATCGCCATTTTATGAAAATGGTCTTGTCAGAAGTGGGTCAAATGCTGGCGGAAGCAGATCTGACATCTGATAAAATGAAGTCAGGCTGCGGAAAATGTGGTGCATGTTCGACGCTCAAAGTTTATGAGAAAAAGGCTCTGGAAGTAATCAGCTAA
- a CDS encoding MSMEG_0567/Sll0786 family nitrogen starvation N-acetyltransferase, with protein sequence MIIEKPLPYKCKFITFDFASEPWQQRQYWDLRKRIFCDEQKIFEGSDLDKIDDRAIPIVAECSCGGALDEVIGVVRIDEREPGIWYGSRLGVAELYRLIAGFNSDKLFDGNIALNPFTLGIGAALIFKAVSTARALGCKEFYAHIQVQNVKLFQRLHWHVLDMVTIHGMEHAFMQADLDYYPPSTISITQLAKYEKISA encoded by the coding sequence ATGATCATCGAGAAACCGCTACCGTACAAGTGTAAGTTTATCACTTTCGACTTCGCCTCGGAACCGTGGCAGCAACGCCAGTATTGGGATTTGAGAAAACGCATATTCTGCGACGAACAGAAAATTTTTGAGGGCAGCGACCTTGATAAAATTGATGATCGTGCAATCCCGATCGTGGCCGAATGCAGCTGTGGCGGAGCACTCGATGAGGTAATTGGCGTAGTCAGGATCGATGAGCGTGAGCCGGGAATCTGGTACGGAAGCAGGCTGGGTGTGGCAGAATTGTACAGGCTGATCGCAGGTTTTAATTCGGACAAATTGTTTGATGGGAACATCGCGCTGAATCCTTTCACGCTTGGAATTGGTGCAGCATTAATCTTTAAGGCGGTTTCAACAGCGAGGGCTTTGGGTTGCAAAGAGTTTTATGCGCATATCCAGGTTCAGAATGTAAAGCTTTTTCAAAGGTTACATTGGCATGTTTTAGATATGGTAACGATTCATGGAATGGAGCATGCCTTTATGCAGGCAGACCTGGATTATTATCCGCCATCCACCATTTCAATAACGCAACTGGCTAAATATGAGAAGATAAGCGCGTAA
- a CDS encoding sll0787 family AIR synthase-like protein, with the protein MELKEIVSSLLANPLVQDKLLIERAYVHSGSSAFVDPAHLMLRETDTKFEIRNGDDCAAIPNGDGTYTLFAAEGLIQNFVRNSPWFAGYSSIMVNISDICSMGGLPVAITNVLWSKDKEASEEIWKGMVRASADYDVPIVGGHTCYGNDLNLAVSIIGKAKKLLTSFDAKAGDNLLMAIDLDGAYFENYPFWNASTTSSPKKLQRNMRFMHEIAEAELSCAAKDISMGGIVGTLGMLLRTSEKGAIVDLDQIPIPENIDLLKWLISFPSYGYLLTANETDTVTIIEKFKSGGITCAVIGEINESRKIALKKNNETEILN; encoded by the coding sequence ATGGAGTTAAAAGAGATCGTTAGTTCATTGCTGGCAAATCCCCTGGTGCAGGACAAACTGTTGATCGAGCGGGCTTATGTGCATTCGGGATCTTCTGCGTTTGTCGATCCGGCTCATCTGATGCTTCGTGAAACGGATACTAAGTTTGAGATCAGAAACGGGGACGATTGTGCCGCAATTCCAAACGGTGACGGGACTTACACACTTTTTGCTGCCGAAGGACTGATTCAGAATTTTGTAAGAAATTCACCCTGGTTTGCCGGATATTCATCCATCATGGTCAATATCAGCGATATATGTTCGATGGGCGGTTTGCCGGTAGCAATAACAAATGTATTATGGTCGAAGGATAAGGAGGCTAGCGAGGAAATCTGGAAAGGTATGGTAAGGGCTAGTGCTGATTATGATGTGCCGATCGTTGGAGGGCATACCTGCTACGGAAATGATCTGAACCTGGCCGTATCGATCATTGGAAAAGCAAAAAAGTTACTGACGAGTTTTGATGCGAAAGCAGGTGATAATTTGCTGATGGCGATTGATTTGGATGGTGCTTATTTTGAAAATTATCCGTTTTGGAATGCAAGCACAACCAGTTCACCGAAAAAATTGCAGCGAAACATGCGTTTCATGCATGAAATAGCCGAAGCAGAACTGAGTTGCGCGGCTAAGGACATAAGTATGGGTGGTATTGTGGGTACGCTCGGTATGTTACTTCGTACATCAGAAAAGGGTGCAATTGTAGATCTCGATCAAATTCCAATACCCGAAAACATTGATTTGCTGAAATGGCTGATCAGTTTTCCAAGTTATGGTTACTTGCTAACGGCGAATGAAACTGATACAGTGACGATTATCGAAAAGTTTAAATCGGGAGGAATTACCTGTGCTGTAATCGGAGAGATTAACGAAAGCAGGAAAATTGCATTGAAAAAAAACAACGAAACGGAAATTTTAAACTAG
- a CDS encoding MSMEG_0570 family nitrogen starvation response protein has product MPETYLRVQLPDEKEEIIYSPSTVIKEYFESASVMSLDEFQNSCTKALNHASKRVYERFGYECTSAMGELARVNRLVDKIKSSAVPGDELQVKILNMSS; this is encoded by the coding sequence ATGCCCGAAACCTATCTGAGAGTGCAGCTTCCTGATGAAAAAGAGGAGATAATTTACTCACCATCAACGGTCATCAAAGAGTATTTTGAAAGTGCTTCTGTCATGTCGCTGGATGAATTTCAAAATAGTTGCACCAAAGCGCTAAACCATGCGAGCAAACGTGTTTATGAACGTTTTGGCTACGAATGCACATCTGCAATGGGTGAACTTGCTAGGGTGAACAGGCTGGTTGACAAGATCAAAAGCAGTGCGGTTCCGGGTGATGAATTGCAGGTTAAAATATTGAATATGAGTTCGTAG
- a CDS encoding methylenetetrahydrofolate reductase produces the protein MAAYHHSRPRFSELLASDKFITSAELTPPRHFDLTKFMEHARIINEYVDVVQINDHLLSRARMSNMIPAMLCKNAGMEPILQFTLRHKNRIALQGDLLAFANLGLENIIILGGYPCSIGSDPTAKDASDMGSVEAIGKIVELSDFGRMFNGDVIKPAPTFCVGTIDFPCTPDKMAESFARLEKKIEAGAKYIQVQAVFELGPMELWMKEVVRRGLHKKARFIGAVFPFSGAERLHILKEIPGLTIPQHLLERIESNNSESESLAVTLELINGIKAMEGISGLHIRSIGAEDWVPRVITAAGLGGELVY, from the coding sequence ATGGCAGCTTACCACCATTCCCGACCAAGGTTTTCTGAGCTATTAGCATCTGATAAGTTTATCACGTCAGCGGAATTGACGCCGCCCAGGCACTTTGACCTGACTAAATTTATGGAACATGCGCGGATCATCAACGAGTATGTGGACGTGGTTCAGATCAACGATCATTTGCTTTCACGTGCCAGAATGAGCAACATGATTCCGGCGATGTTATGTAAAAATGCCGGAATGGAGCCGATCTTGCAGTTTACGCTGCGCCATAAAAACAGGATCGCTTTGCAGGGAGATCTGCTCGCATTCGCTAATCTTGGCCTCGAAAATATTATCATCCTGGGCGGTTACCCGTGTTCAATAGGTAGTGATCCAACCGCAAAAGATGCATCGGATATGGGAAGTGTAGAGGCCATTGGAAAGATCGTGGAGCTATCCGATTTTGGCAGGATGTTTAATGGGGATGTGATCAAACCGGCACCAACTTTTTGTGTAGGAACAATCGATTTTCCCTGTACACCAGACAAGATGGCCGAAAGTTTTGCACGCCTTGAAAAGAAAATAGAAGCAGGTGCAAAATATATTCAGGTTCAGGCTGTATTCGAGCTGGGGCCCATGGAACTGTGGATGAAAGAAGTTGTGAGAAGAGGTTTACATAAAAAAGCACGTTTTATCGGTGCAGTTTTTCCTTTCAGCGGTGCGGAAAGATTACATATTCTGAAAGAAATTCCGGGACTTACGATTCCTCAGCATTTACTGGAAAGAATTGAAAGCAACAATAGCGAATCTGAAAGTCTGGCAGTTACGCTCGAACTGATCAACGGAATAAAAGCCATGGAAGGCATTTCGGGGCTACATATACGTTCCATTGGTGCAGAAGACTGGGTGCCACGCGTTATTACAGCAGCCGGATTGGGCGGGGAATTGGTTTATTAA
- a CDS encoding MSMEG_0569 family flavin-dependent oxidoreductase, with protein MKRNYDVIIVGGGQSGLSMSYLLKQKGIDHIVFEKKKIADSWRSFRWDTFCLVTPNWQCNLPGYSYTGNDPYGFMVKDEIVDFLDKYVESFEPPVIEGIDVLKVEKNEVIELFEVSTSEGIYFARQVVVCTGNYHSAPLPKLAEKFSSAITHVHSAHYKNPGELPAGEVLVVGTGQSGSQIAEDLHLEGRKVHLCVGNAPRCAREYRGKDVVEWLDKMEYYDLPVEKHPEGENVREKTNHYVTGRDGGREIDLRKFALEGMKLYGPLTDVKNEALSFDPKLKANLDYADKVSENIKMKIDRYIMENGIDAPVEAPYQPAWEPVEEITELDLANTGITSVVWCIGFGHDFTWIKLPVLGERGFPIHKRGITDTPGLYFLGLTWQNTWGSARFSGVGKDAEYLLERVEKELSLGLQVHALLKNLS; from the coding sequence ATGAAAAGGAATTATGATGTTATCATAGTTGGTGGCGGCCAGTCGGGGCTATCGATGAGTTACTTATTGAAGCAAAAAGGAATTGATCACATTGTGTTCGAAAAGAAAAAAATAGCTGATTCCTGGCGCAGTTTTCGTTGGGATACTTTTTGCCTGGTTACTCCAAACTGGCAATGCAATCTGCCTGGCTATTCCTACACCGGCAACGACCCGTATGGATTTATGGTAAAGGACGAAATCGTTGACTTTCTGGATAAATATGTGGAAAGCTTTGAACCTCCGGTTATTGAGGGAATTGATGTACTAAAAGTCGAAAAAAATGAGGTAATTGAATTGTTCGAAGTGAGTACTTCCGAAGGTATTTATTTTGCACGGCAAGTTGTGGTTTGCACCGGTAACTATCATTCAGCACCCCTTCCGAAACTTGCCGAAAAATTTTCTTCTGCAATTACCCATGTCCATTCCGCTCATTATAAAAATCCCGGGGAATTACCGGCGGGTGAAGTGTTGGTAGTCGGAACCGGCCAGTCGGGTAGCCAGATCGCCGAAGACTTGCATCTGGAAGGCAGAAAAGTACACCTTTGCGTTGGGAATGCTCCCCGCTGTGCGCGGGAATACAGAGGTAAAGATGTGGTTGAATGGCTCGATAAAATGGAATATTACGACCTGCCCGTAGAGAAACATCCGGAAGGCGAAAATGTCAGGGAAAAAACCAATCATTACGTAACCGGGCGTGACGGCGGACGGGAAATCGACCTGAGAAAATTTGCGCTCGAAGGAATGAAATTGTACGGTCCTTTAACTGATGTAAAAAACGAAGCGTTAAGTTTTGACCCGAAACTAAAAGCCAATCTTGATTATGCGGACAAAGTTTCTGAAAACATCAAAATGAAAATCGACAGGTACATTATGGAAAATGGGATTGATGCTCCCGTTGAAGCGCCGTATCAGCCTGCATGGGAGCCGGTTGAGGAAATTACAGAGCTGGATCTGGCAAACACAGGAATTACATCGGTCGTGTGGTGTATCGGTTTCGGTCACGATTTTACGTGGATCAAATTACCAGTATTAGGTGAAAGAGGTTTTCCCATTCACAAAAGGGGCATCACAGATACACCAGGATTGTACTTTTTGGGACTTACATGGCAGAATACCTGGGGCTCAGCAAGATTCTCAGGTGTGGGCAAGGATGCTGAATATTTGCTGGAGCGTGTTGAAAAGGAGCTTAGTTTGGGATTACAGGTTCACGCTTTGCTGAAAAATCTTTCTTAA
- a CDS encoding HAMP domain-containing sensor histidine kinase codes for MKTLISYPFYTSLRFRFGLIFGFVFLCFLLATGLVLYSNVKGQFEKSFAARLQTQGNLILQETEINPLTIPLPASAEYFRLIYDARNRHDTLFNNLPGSLNKSVDHTEPLLWRSVKLNRILETGGSIQILYVLPATELIRDIQRLQVILFLYFPLSFLAAFVVGYFLSGFLMRPIENIVKKANDISLQNQIDLLEIPPVKDELHKLTGSLNQMLGRIQKQAQQQNAFFASASHELRTPLSVMLTELQTLQSDVHQTEVKSVIKNQITEVQRLNKIINDFLLMSQLKSDMLVLNKSEVHLPEITIEILERLTAKAQLKHQTFKIELIPEDGEFEIHTDRSHLMTILLNLLENAIKHGQPESIIRIRITEISDKISFIIQNPSQSEINDITMLTNEFRKQDLGSDGFGLGLWIVSRLAETIGAAFEMRYAQPDFTVKLLFIKKDFSAKREPVIPN; via the coding sequence GTGAAAACGCTCATATCCTACCCTTTTTATACGAGCCTCAGGTTTCGTTTCGGACTTATTTTCGGATTTGTATTTCTTTGCTTTTTACTGGCAACCGGTTTAGTACTTTATTCGAATGTCAAAGGGCAATTTGAAAAAAGCTTCGCAGCTCGGTTGCAGACGCAGGGAAACCTGATTCTGCAGGAAACCGAAATTAATCCGCTCACAATTCCTTTACCTGCCTCCGCTGAATATTTCCGATTGATCTATGATGCCAGAAACAGACATGATACGCTATTCAACAATCTTCCCGGATCGTTAAATAAATCAGTAGATCATACCGAGCCATTATTGTGGCGCTCTGTAAAATTGAACAGAATCCTGGAAACGGGTGGTTCTATCCAAATATTATATGTGCTTCCGGCAACGGAGCTGATCCGTGATATACAAAGGCTGCAAGTGATATTATTCCTTTATTTTCCGCTTTCATTCCTGGCTGCTTTCGTAGTCGGATATTTCCTGTCGGGCTTTTTGATGCGCCCCATCGAAAATATTGTAAAAAAAGCCAATGACATTAGTCTGCAAAACCAAATAGACCTGCTCGAAATACCTCCTGTAAAGGATGAATTGCATAAGTTAACCGGTTCTCTCAACCAGATGTTGGGCAGAATCCAGAAACAGGCGCAACAACAAAATGCTTTTTTTGCCTCTGCTTCGCATGAACTCAGGACTCCGCTCAGTGTGATGCTGACAGAACTGCAAACTCTGCAAAGTGATGTACATCAAACGGAAGTAAAATCAGTTATTAAAAACCAGATAACAGAAGTACAGCGCCTGAATAAAATTATTAATGATTTCCTGTTAATGAGCCAGCTTAAATCAGACATGCTGGTTTTAAATAAATCTGAGGTGCACCTGCCGGAAATTACTATAGAAATTTTAGAACGCCTCACCGCAAAAGCCCAGTTAAAACATCAGACTTTTAAAATAGAACTTATCCCGGAAGATGGCGAATTTGAAATACATACCGACAGATCCCATCTGATGACCATTCTTTTAAATTTGCTGGAAAATGCAATAAAACATGGACAGCCGGAATCTATAATACGCATTAGAATTACAGAAATAAGTGATAAAATATCATTTATAATCCAAAACCCATCACAATCTGAAATTAATGACATCACAATGCTTACCAATGAATTCAGAAAACAGGACTTGGGCAGCGATGGATTTGGACTCGGTTTATGGATTGTGAGCCGGCTCGCTGAAACCATTGGCGCTGCTTTTGAAATGCGTTACGCACAACCTGATTTCACGGTAAAACTACTGTTCATTAAGAAAGATTTTTCAGCAAAGCGTGAACCTGTAATCCCAAACTAA
- a CDS encoding response regulator transcription factor, whose product MKILVVEDEPKLADFMHKGLQQAGYMVQTSHNGSEALNKAASENFDLILLDLMLPGMTGTDILKNLRAYKISSPVIIVSALSGTSQIVEGLDLGAVDYIKKPFEWEELLARIRILQRKAFASESTKISVNDLVIDLMTRLVTRAGKQIQLTVKEFTLLEYLIRNTNRVVSKNQILENVWNMDFDPESNIVEVYMYQLRRKIDKGFENPLIETVIGIGYKLAGTKSSL is encoded by the coding sequence ATGAAAATACTAGTCGTTGAAGATGAACCGAAACTGGCTGACTTTATGCATAAGGGCCTTCAACAGGCTGGTTATATGGTACAGACCTCGCATAATGGCTCCGAAGCGCTGAACAAAGCCGCCTCGGAAAATTTTGATTTGATACTATTGGATCTGATGTTACCAGGAATGACAGGAACCGACATCCTGAAAAACCTGAGAGCTTATAAAATTTCCAGTCCTGTTATTATTGTAAGCGCTTTAAGCGGTACTTCACAAATCGTGGAAGGCCTGGACCTTGGTGCTGTGGATTATATTAAAAAACCGTTTGAGTGGGAAGAATTACTAGCCCGGATTAGAATATTACAGCGTAAAGCTTTTGCCAGTGAAAGCACAAAAATCAGTGTAAACGACCTGGTGATCGATCTGATGACACGGCTGGTAACCCGGGCAGGAAAGCAAATTCAGCTTACTGTAAAAGAATTCACCTTGCTGGAATATCTGATAAGGAACACAAATCGCGTGGTGAGCAAAAACCAGATTCTGGAAAACGTATGGAATATGGATTTTGACCCTGAGAGCAATATTGTTGAAGTGTATATGTACCAGCTGCGCAGAAAGATTGACAAAGGTTTTGAAAATCCACTTATCGAAACGGTAATTGGCATTGGTTATAAACTTGCCGGCACTAAATCGTCGTTGTGA